In one Lolium rigidum isolate FL_2022 chromosome 3, APGP_CSIRO_Lrig_0.1, whole genome shotgun sequence genomic region, the following are encoded:
- the LOC124702974 gene encoding phosphatidate phosphatase PAH2-like translates to MYAVGKVLYTVAAPFHPFGGAVDIVVVQQQDGSFKSSPWYVRFGKFQGVLKTREKVVKIAVNGVEAGFNMYLDSNGQAHFLRDADSNIAEGDFIVPSSSLGDERVVPMQDTQLRKSKSTSCDISTMEASAGEGKVLTRRSTILERMFGRKSIKDNAHAVDRVGSLERAEIAAELLDTNWSTSRGSEARCSNHEPSSSHLTDAGKDNQVETTKMVFPDCNLDHYKAMDSNCDNVDSTVGNPHGGKKSSGDEKEHCAQSISVNEEVVAICTHKTGDFTDGIISTVDPPGTESLPNDMDAGKSINGPVDTQGELQGNFEDVTVRAMNTEEVLSHGIFEIHAIETNITDGKSEVISQFVAVGSDGVSQEFTQTNSPTYSTILFSSERHDGLSIDCCHDACQEKVVSISSLETVDSSYDVSSILTDEVHDAKGISLTDGLQSECSRVSSEKIEETNAEERSLAYHGDSSNKEDICNLDVPEVSVFENLSSQTSQPNISDKSISVDILVHGHMDICVDTVADDHSTCSAHDLACQNGLIFPDASSSGIDMLSYVHENDPDDVTKDWTLETKTCYGEHDVSLIQTSDMEGVSRECIAQITNFPNKVEDEVSPVIFGSSLSKVSTENTKLDYDENGSSSATGVQIGPVPEEPSDEAEAVESLSKLVEKTTVCPNRLEVEISPIISDSSSLSVVEAKTTELEDDVSRPSSASGVAIRPVPDDPRDRSETVVSLSKLVEETTVCSNKLEIEISPIISEFSSLSKVKAKNTKLEDNGSIPGSASGVAGPVPDDPRDKEEAIVSSCELLDEIQFQFSDTISFADGKTLDDVVANKASGTGVHDESDCNVDEEGGNDIDLEIKPENHYDLSRPQTSLIPIPGSELHLGDNNLEAKSLPNLRSHIQDLVCSDSFQVSCSLCNSESSPVAPVNGKVSSFPEQELEGTGESKENSGPAELMNNPVPDDKNSDDLKVDSFSPFVELSLCRHLLSEGMGADAACRAFDAEKITLEKFRAMKQSLISNSKLVVRISGRYFPWDVASPVVLGMVSFSEEQVFEHQGMIKVERVEPSATQGGSWRLWPFSIRKTTTMNTIQPVREPVCESTVESTLSIPVKELDGENKVRGKVPSLTPTSEELASLDLREGRNVVTFTFSTAMLGIQQVDANIYLWKWNTHIVISDVDGTITKSDVLGQFMPMVGVDWSQNGVAHLFSAIKENGYQLLFLSARSISQAHLTRQFLFNLKQDGKALPDGPVVISPDGLFPSLYREVIRRAPHEFKISCLGAIKALFPPDSHPFYAGFGNRDTDELSYLKVGIPMGKIFIINPKGEVAVNRRINTTKSYMSLHALVNRMFPPISSPPEQEDYNTWNYWKMPLPDI, encoded by the exons ATGTACGCCGTTGGAAAGGTCTTGTATACTGTCGCCGCCCCATTCCACCCATTTGGCGGTGCGGTTGACATAGTGGTCGTGCAGCAGCAGGATGGAAGCTTCAAGAGCTCACCATGGTACGTGAGGTTTGGCAAGTTCCAGGGGGTTCTCAAGACAAGGGAGAAGGTGGTCAAAATTGCTGTGAATGGCGTCGAAGCCGGCTTTAACATGTACCTGGATAGCAATGGTCAGGCTCATTTCCTCAGGGACGCAGACTCAAACATTGCGGAAGGGGACTTTATTGTGCCTTCTTCATCTTTGGGAGATGAACGGGTGGTGCCGATGCAGGATACTCAGTTAAGGAAGTCAAAGAGTACTTCTTGTGATATCTCAACCATGGAAGCTAGTGCTGGGGAAGGGAAGGTACTCACAAGACGGAGCACCATACTTGAGCGGATGTTTGGACGGAAATCAATTAAGGACAATGCCCATGCTGTGGATAGGGTGGGCTCATTAGAGCGCGCAGAGATTGCTGCCGAACTCCTTGATACAAATTGGTCGACATCACGTGGTTCAGAAGCTCGTTGTTCTAATCATGAACCTTCCAGTAGTCATCTGACGGATGCTGGCAAGGATAATCAGGTGGAAACCACAAAAATGGTATTTCCAGATTGTAATCTTGATCATTACAAAGCTATGGATTCTAATTGTGACAATGTGGACAGCACTGTTGGTAATCCACATGGAGGAAAGAAGAGTTCAGGAGATGAAAAAGAGCACTGCGCACAAAGCATTAGTGTCAATGAGGAGGTTGTTGCAATTTGCACGCATAAGACTGGTGATTTCACTGATGGGATAATCTCTACTGTAGACCCACCAGGAACAGAATCTCTTCCAAATGATATGGATGCAGGGAAGAGTATAAATGGTCCTGTTGATACTCAAGGTGAGTTGCAGGGTAACTTTGAAGATGTTACAGTAAGGGCAATGAATACGGAGGAGGTCCTTTCCCATGGCATTTTCGAAATTCATGCAATTGAAACAAACATTACTGATGGTAAGAGTGAGGTGATTTCACAGTTTGTAGCTGTTGGTTCCGATGGTGTCAGCCAAGAATTTACTCAAACAAATTCGCCAACTTATAGCACCATATTATTTTCAAGTGAAAGGCATGATGGTTTATCGATTGATTGTTGTCATGATGCATGCCAAGAGAAAGTGGTCAGTATCAGTAGTCTGGAGACTGTGGATAGTTCCTACGATGTGTCCAGTATTTTGACTGATGAAGTTCATGATGCTAAAGGTATCTCATTGACTGATGGGCTACAGTCTGaatgctccagagtctccagcgaAAAAATAGAAGAGACAAATGCTGAGGAAAGGTCACTGGCATATCATGGTGATTCCAGCAATAAAGAAGACATATGTAACTTGGATGTTCCAGAAGTTTCTGTTTTTGAGAACCTTAGTTCCCAAACCTCTCAACCTAATATTTCTGACAAGAGTATTTCTGTCGATATTCTTGTGCATGGCCACATGGATATTTGTGTGGACACTGTTGCAGATGATCATAGTACCTGCTCAGCTCATGATTTAGCTTGTCAGAATGGTCTGATATTTCCTGATGCTTCTTCCAGTGGTATAGATATGCTGAGTTATGTGCATGAAAATGATCCTGACgatgtaacaaaggattggaCCTTGGAAACTAAAACATGCTATGGTGAACATGATGTTTCGCTCATTCAGACATCAGACATGGAAGGCGTGAGCAGAGAGTGCATTGCTCAAATCACTAACTTCCCTAATAAagtggaagatgaagtttcaccaGTTATTTTTGGTTCCAGTTTGAGCAAAGTCAGCACGGAAAATACCAAACTAGATTATGATGAGAACGGATCTAGTTCTGCAACTGGAGTTCAAATTGGGCCTGTGCCTGAGGAGCCAAGTGACGAAGCGGAAGCAGTTGAGTCACTATCAAAGCTTGTAGAGAAGACAACTGTTTGCCCTAATAGATTAGAAGTTGAAATTTCACCAATTATTTCGGATTCTTCCAGTTTGAGCGTAGTCGAAGCAAAAACCACTGAACTGGAAGATGATGTAAGCAGACCTAGTTCTGCAAGTGGAGTTGCAATCAGGCCTGTGCCTGATGACCCAAGGGACAGATCAGAAACAGTTGTGTCACTATCAAAGCTTGTTGAGGAAACAACTGTTTGCTCTAATAAATTAGAAATTGAAATTTCACCAATTATTTCTGAATTTTCCAGTTTGAGCAAAGTAAAAGCAAAAAACACCAAATTGGAAGATAATGGGAGCATTCCTGGTTCCGCAAGTGGAGTTGCTGGTCCTGTGCCTGATGACCCAAGGGACAAAGAAGAAGCAATTGTATCGTCCTGTGAGCTTTTAGACGAAATTCAGTTTCAGTTTAGTGACACTATAAGTTTTGCTGATGGAAAGACTCTGGATGATGTAGTAGCTAATAAAGCATCAGGCACAGGTGTACATGATGAATCTGATTGCAATGTAGATGAGGAGGGAGGGAATGACATCGATCTTGAAATTAAACCAGAAAACCATTATGATTTGTCAAGGCCTCAGACTAGCCTTATTCCTATTCCTGGAAGTGAGTTGCATCTAGGTGATAATAATCTAGAGGCTAAATCTCTGCCAAATCTCCGTTCTCACATACAAGATCTTGTATGTTCTGATAGTTTTCAAGTAAGTTGCTCTCTGTGCAATAGTGAGAGTAGCCCGGTTGCTCCAGTGAATGGTAAGGTTTCTAGCTTTCCAGAGCAGGAACTAGAAGGCACCGGTGAGTCAAAAGAAAATAGTGGCCCGGCTGAGCTTATGAACAATCCAGTGCCTGACGACAAGAACTCTGATGACCTGAAAGTCGATTCATTCAGCCCTTTTGTGG AATTATCCCTATGCAGGCACTTGTTATCTGAAGGCATGGGAGCAGATGCTGCATGCAGAGCCTTTGATGCTGAGAAGATAACCTTAGAGAAGTTCCGTGCCATGAAGCAGTCATTGATAAGCAACAGCAAGCTAGTTGTTAGGATTTCTGGTCGTTACTTCCCCTGGGATGTAGCTTCAcctgtagtactgggtatggtttCTTTCAGCGAGGAACAAGTCTTTGAACACCAAGGTATGATAAAGGTGGAGCGAGTTGAACCCAGTGCAACACAAGGTGGCAGCTGGAGACTCTGGCCATTTAGTATCAGGAAAACAACGACTATGAACACTATCCAGCCAGTACGTGAGCCAGTTTGTGAGAGCACTGTGGAGAGTACTTTATCCATTCCTGTTAAAGAGTTGGATGGAGAAAATAAAGTCAGGGGAAAAGTGCCATCCCTCACTCCCACATCTGAGGAGCTCGCATCTCTTGATCTCAGAGAGGGCAGGAACGTGGTGACATTTACCTTCTCAACTGCTATGCTTGGGATACAGCAG GTGGATGCTAACATATATTTATGGAAATGGAATACACACATTGTCATATCAGATGTTGATGGAACTATTACCAA GTCTGATGTTCTTGGCCAGTTCATGCCAATGGTTGGTGTTGATTGGTCTCAGAATGGAGTTGCTCATTTATTTTCTGCAATAAAG GAAAATGGATATCAGCTGCTTTTTCTAAGTGCACGCTCTATTTCACAGGCCCACCTGACAAGGCAGTTTCTTTTCAACCTAAAGCAG GATGGAAAAGCACTTCCCGATGGCCCTGTTGTGATATCTCCTGATGGCCTCTTTCCATCTCTGTACAGAGAAG TTATCAGAAGAGCTCCTCATGAATTCAAGATCTCATGCCTAGGG GCTATCAAAGCACTGTTTCCTCCCGACTCGCATCCTTTCTATGCTGGATTTGGGAATAGAGATACAGATGAGCTTAGCTACCTCAAGGTTGGGATTCCTATGGGCAAGATCTTCATAATAAACCCCAAG GGTGAAGTTGCAGTGAATCGCCGGATTAATACTACCAAATCATACATGTCCCTGCATGCTCTTGTCAATCGGATGTTCCCTCCCATATCATCGCCACCTGAGCAG GAGGACTACAATACCTGGAATTACTGGAAAATGCCACTGCCTGATATTTGA